A single Mixta calida DNA region contains:
- a CDS encoding Na/Pi cotransporter family protein: MLTLLNLLSAVALLVWGTHIVRTGIMRVYGADLRRVLSRSVEKKPMAFIAGIGVTALVQSSNATTLLVTSFVAQNLVGLTPALVIILGADVGTAIMARVLTFDLSWLSPLFIFFGVVFFLGRKQTRAGQLGRASIGLGLILLALQLVVEAARPITEASGVKVIFSSLTGDIMLDALIGAVFAIISYSSLAAVLLTATLTATGVISFQVALCLVIGANLGSGLLAMLNNSGSNAAGKRVALGSLLFKAIGCVLVLPFVHVLSPWLDKLPVNDEELVIFFHVFYNLIRCVVMVPFTDPMARLCKRLIRDDQENDARLKPKHLDRSALDTPALALANAARETLRMGDVLELMMDNFSKVIHGEPRQEREIQRLDDDVDVLYTAIKLYLARMPKEDLPEEDSRRWAEIIETALNLEQAGDIIERMSGDVADKSLAARRAFSPEGLKELDLLHEQLLNNLRLALSVFLSRDIASAKRLRRAKHRFRIMNRRFSHAHVDRLHQKNVQSIETSSLHLGLLGDMKRLNSLFCAVAYSVLEQPDDERDEE, translated from the coding sequence GTGTTAACCCTGCTTAATCTGCTTTCCGCCGTCGCGCTGCTGGTGTGGGGTACTCATATTGTCCGCACCGGGATCATGCGCGTTTACGGCGCGGATTTGCGGCGCGTGCTCAGCCGCAGCGTAGAAAAAAAACCGATGGCGTTCATCGCTGGCATCGGCGTTACGGCGCTGGTGCAGAGCAGCAACGCCACCACGCTGCTGGTCACCTCGTTCGTGGCGCAAAACCTGGTCGGGCTGACGCCAGCGCTAGTGATCATTCTCGGCGCCGATGTCGGCACCGCCATTATGGCGCGCGTGTTGACCTTCGATCTCTCCTGGCTGTCGCCGCTGTTTATTTTTTTCGGCGTGGTCTTTTTCCTTGGCCGTAAGCAGACGCGCGCGGGGCAACTGGGAAGGGCGAGCATCGGCCTCGGGCTGATCCTGCTGGCGTTGCAGCTGGTGGTAGAGGCGGCGCGGCCCATTACCGAAGCGTCGGGCGTAAAAGTGATCTTCTCCTCGCTGACCGGCGATATCATGCTGGATGCCTTAATCGGCGCGGTATTTGCCATCATCAGCTACTCCAGCCTGGCGGCGGTATTGCTGACGGCGACCCTGACCGCCACCGGCGTCATCTCTTTTCAGGTGGCGCTCTGTCTGGTGATCGGCGCCAACCTCGGCAGCGGGCTGCTGGCGATGCTGAACAACAGCGGCTCCAATGCCGCAGGCAAACGCGTCGCGCTCGGCAGCCTGTTATTTAAAGCGATCGGCTGCGTGTTGGTGCTGCCTTTCGTACATGTGTTGTCGCCGTGGCTGGATAAGCTGCCGGTCAATGATGAAGAGCTGGTTATTTTCTTCCACGTTTTTTACAACCTGATCCGGTGCGTGGTTATGGTGCCATTTACCGATCCGATGGCGCGTCTGTGCAAGCGGCTGATCCGCGACGATCAGGAAAACGATGCTCGTCTGAAGCCGAAACATCTTGACCGTAGCGCGTTGGATACGCCCGCACTGGCGCTGGCGAATGCGGCGCGTGAAACCTTGCGCATGGGTGATGTGCTGGAGCTCATGATGGATAACTTCAGCAAGGTGATCCATGGCGAGCCGCGTCAGGAGCGAGAGATACAGCGGCTGGATGACGATGTGGATGTGCTCTATACCGCCATTAAGCTCTATCTGGCGCGGATGCCGAAAGAAGATCTGCCGGAGGAAGATTCGCGACGCTGGGCCGAGATTATTGAAACTGCCCTTAATCTGGAACAGGCGGGCGATATTATCGAACGCATGAGCGGCGACGTGGCCGATAAATCGCTGGCCGCGCGGCGGGCTTTTTCGCCGGAAGGGTTGAAAGAGCTCGATCTGCTGCATGAACAGCTGCTGAATAACCTGCGGCTGGCGCTGTCGGTCTTTCTGTCGCGCGATATCGCCAGCGCGAAGCGGCTACGACGCGCCAAACATCGCTTCCGCATTATGAATCGCCGCTTTTCCCATGCGCATGTCGATCGGCTGCATCAAAAGAATGTGCAAAGCATCGAAACCAGCTCGCTGCATTTAGGCCTGCTGGGAGATATGAAGCGGCTTAACTCGCTGTTTTGCGCGGTGGCGTACAGCGTGCTGGAACAGCCTGACGACGAGCGCGATGAGGAGTAA
- a CDS encoding cation:proton antiporter translates to MPLSAPLLLVIIGFSSLMAQWIAWLLRLPAILPLLVFGIVLGPMTHVLVPDALFGDLLFPLVSLSVAIILFEGALTLRIDEIRGLGGVVRNLVTVGMLITFVVISLACWLLLRFPPELAALVGAVTVVTGPTVIAPLMRVVRPNAAINQVLRWEGIVIDPVGAIFTLLVFEFIVLRQHAESLSHLFWTLGVTTAVGLGLGALAGWLLGVALKRVWLPGYLQNFGVLAIVLTTFGVSNALADESGLLTVTVMGIWLANMRDVDLRDIIAFKEELSALLISGLFIILAARLDIHALLALGWPLVAVLLAVQFIARPLCIAFSTWGSTLRWRDRLLLSWIAPRGIVAAAVSSLFALTLARSGYPQADRLVTVVFAIIIGTVVLQSLTSAPLARWLRVQQQRPRGVLIIGANSVARALALALQRLDIPVMLTDSSWEYYRQARMEGIPAWYGNAWSEHAENYLDLSDIAQVLALSPNRHQNALAVYHFSHIFGADKVASVRSGSSLRERRDIESPRFRRHETLFGAEQTWGRLSEMLAQGAVIKATQLTENFGWQDYLATHQGVVPLFALKENDRLEIMDAQPPTLPCTLIALVQPENSSNAGH, encoded by the coding sequence ATGCCGCTCTCTGCTCCACTCTTACTGGTGATCATCGGCTTCAGTTCACTGATGGCCCAATGGATCGCCTGGTTACTGCGGCTACCGGCAATTTTGCCGCTGTTGGTTTTCGGAATCGTACTGGGTCCGATGACGCACGTTTTGGTTCCCGACGCGCTGTTTGGCGACCTGCTGTTTCCGCTGGTATCGCTCTCAGTGGCGATCATTCTGTTTGAAGGCGCTCTGACGCTGCGCATCGATGAAATTCGCGGCCTCGGCGGCGTGGTGCGCAACCTCGTCACCGTCGGCATGCTGATCACCTTTGTCGTGATTAGCCTCGCCTGCTGGCTGCTGCTGCGCTTCCCGCCGGAGCTGGCGGCGCTGGTCGGCGCGGTCACGGTGGTGACCGGCCCGACGGTAATCGCGCCGTTGATGCGGGTGGTGCGGCCTAACGCGGCGATCAACCAGGTGCTGCGCTGGGAAGGTATCGTCATCGATCCCGTGGGCGCTATTTTTACCCTGCTGGTGTTTGAATTCATTGTGCTGCGTCAGCATGCTGAATCTTTATCGCATCTGTTCTGGACGCTGGGCGTAACGACGGCGGTCGGCCTGGGTCTCGGCGCGCTGGCGGGTTGGCTGCTGGGCGTCGCGCTGAAGCGCGTCTGGCTGCCGGGCTATCTGCAGAACTTCGGCGTGCTGGCAATTGTGCTCACCACCTTCGGCGTCTCCAACGCGCTGGCTGACGAGTCGGGCCTGCTGACGGTAACCGTGATGGGCATCTGGCTGGCTAATATGCGCGACGTCGATCTGCGCGACATCATCGCGTTTAAAGAAGAACTGTCGGCGCTGCTGATCTCCGGCCTGTTTATTATTCTCGCCGCGCGGCTGGATATTCATGCTCTGCTGGCGCTGGGCTGGCCGCTGGTCGCGGTGTTGCTGGCCGTACAGTTTATCGCACGGCCGCTCTGTATCGCTTTCTCCACCTGGGGTTCGACGCTGCGCTGGCGCGATCGCCTGCTGCTGAGCTGGATTGCGCCGCGCGGCATCGTGGCGGCGGCGGTGAGTTCGCTGTTCGCCCTGACGCTGGCGCGCAGCGGCTATCCGCAGGCCGATCGGCTGGTGACCGTGGTCTTCGCCATCATTATCGGCACCGTGGTATTGCAAAGCCTGACCAGCGCGCCGCTGGCTCGCTGGCTGCGGGTACAGCAGCAGCGTCCGCGCGGCGTGCTGATTATCGGCGCTAACAGCGTGGCACGCGCGCTGGCGCTGGCATTGCAGCGGCTCGATATACCGGTGATGCTGACCGACAGCAGCTGGGAGTATTACCGTCAGGCGCGCATGGAGGGCATTCCCGCCTGGTATGGCAACGCCTGGTCTGAACATGCGGAGAACTACCTCGATCTCAGCGATATCGCGCAGGTGTTGGCGCTGTCGCCGAACCGTCATCAAAACGCGCTGGCGGTTTATCATTTCAGCCATATTTTCGGCGCCGACAAGGTGGCGTCGGTGCGGTCCGGCTCATCGCTGCGCGAGCGCCGCGATATAGAAAGTCCACGCTTCCGTCGTCACGAGACGCTGTTCGGCGCCGAGCAAACCTGGGGGCGGCTTAGCGAGATGCTGGCGCAGGGCGCGGTGATCAAAGCCACGCAGCTAACGGAGAACTTCGGCTGGCAGGATTATCTGGCGACCCACCAGGGCGTGGTGCCACTGTTTGCGCTGAAAGAGAACGACAGGCTGGAAATTATGGATGCGCAGCCGCCGACGCTGCCCTGTACGCTGATCGCGCTGGTACAACCTGAGAATTCTTCAAACGCCGGGCATTGA
- the panS gene encoding ketopantoate/pantoate/pantothenate transporter PanS → MLAKITRLFPVWAILLSAAACYTPGTFTGIGPWVSWLLMLIMFAMGVTLNIDDFKRVLVRPAPVIAGTFLHYLVMPLAAWLLAKLFQMPPDLAAGMILVGSVASGTASNVMIYLAKGDVALSVTISSVSALVGVFATPLLTRLYVDTHVEVDVVGMLLSIVKIVAIPIALGLLVHHTLNRLVKRVEPWLPAFSMVCILLIISAVVAGSQSFIGSVGLVAIAAVVMHNAIGLLGGYWGGKLFGFDESTCRTLALEVGMQNSGLAATLGKLYFSPLAALPGALFSVWHNLSGSLLAGYWSGKPVKRQ, encoded by the coding sequence ATGCTTGCCAAAATCACCCGGCTGTTCCCCGTGTGGGCTATTTTGCTCTCCGCGGCGGCCTGCTATACCCCCGGCACTTTTACCGGCATCGGCCCCTGGGTCTCCTGGCTGCTGATGCTGATCATGTTCGCAATGGGCGTCACGCTGAATATCGATGATTTTAAACGGGTGCTGGTGCGCCCGGCGCCGGTTATCGCCGGAACATTTTTGCACTACCTGGTGATGCCGCTGGCCGCCTGGCTGTTGGCGAAGCTGTTTCAGATGCCGCCCGATCTCGCTGCCGGCATGATTCTGGTGGGCAGCGTGGCGAGCGGCACCGCCTCCAATGTCATGATCTATCTGGCGAAAGGTGACGTGGCGCTGTCAGTGACCATATCTTCAGTTTCCGCGCTGGTCGGCGTGTTCGCCACCCCGCTGCTGACGCGTCTGTATGTGGATACGCATGTGGAAGTGGATGTGGTGGGCATGTTGTTGAGCATTGTTAAAATCGTCGCGATTCCTATCGCGCTCGGCCTGCTGGTGCATCACACCCTGAACCGCCTGGTGAAGCGCGTCGAACCCTGGCTGCCCGCCTTTTCAATGGTCTGCATTCTGCTGATTATCAGCGCCGTGGTTGCAGGTAGCCAGAGCTTTATCGGCTCGGTAGGCCTGGTGGCGATCGCAGCGGTGGTGATGCACAACGCGATTGGCCTGCTTGGCGGCTACTGGGGCGGCAAGCTGTTCGGTTTCGACGAATCCACCTGCCGCACGCTGGCGCTGGAAGTCGGGATGCAGAACTCCGGGCTGGCGGCGACGCTGGGCAAGCTCTATTTCTCGCCACTGGCGGCGCTGCCCGGCGCGCTGTTTTCCGTCTGGCACAACCTTTCCGGCTCGCTGCTGGCAGGCTACTGGTCCGGCAAACCGGTCAAACGTCAGTAA
- the aqpZ gene encoding aquaporin Z has translation MMQKLLAEFLGTFVLVLGGCGSAVLAAAWPELGIGFTGVALAFGLSVLTMAYAVGHISGGHFNPAVTLGLWAGGRFGLTQVLPYIVAQVLGALAAGGVLYLIASGEASFDIDINGFAANGYGEHSPGGYSLLACLLAEGVLTAIFLVVIMGATDKEASAGFAPVAIGLALTLIHLISIPVTNTSVNPARSTGVALYQGGWALEQLWLFWLIPLAGGVAGGLLYRFLLQKKA, from the coding sequence ATGATGCAAAAATTACTGGCAGAATTTTTAGGGACATTTGTTTTGGTGCTGGGCGGCTGCGGCAGCGCTGTGCTGGCGGCCGCCTGGCCTGAACTGGGAATTGGTTTTACCGGCGTGGCGCTGGCGTTTGGTCTGTCAGTACTGACGATGGCGTATGCGGTAGGGCATATCTCCGGCGGGCATTTTAACCCGGCCGTGACGCTGGGATTATGGGCTGGCGGCCGTTTCGGTCTGACGCAGGTCTTACCCTATATTGTTGCGCAGGTGCTGGGCGCGTTGGCGGCAGGCGGCGTGCTTTATCTTATCGCCAGCGGCGAAGCGAGCTTCGACATCGATATCAACGGTTTTGCCGCCAACGGCTACGGCGAGCATTCGCCCGGCGGCTATTCATTACTCGCCTGCCTGTTAGCAGAAGGCGTGCTGACCGCGATTTTCCTTGTCGTTATTATGGGCGCGACGGATAAAGAGGCGAGTGCAGGCTTTGCGCCCGTCGCTATCGGCCTGGCGCTGACGCTGATTCACTTAATCAGCATTCCGGTGACCAATACCTCAGTTAACCCGGCGCGCAGTACCGGCGTTGCCCTTTACCAGGGCGGATGGGCGCTGGAACAGCTTTGGCTGTTCTGGTTAATTCCGCTGGCTGGCGGCGTGGCGGGCGGTCTGCTTTACCGTTTTCTGCTGCAAAAGAAGGCATAA
- the pgi gene encoding glucose-6-phosphate isomerase: MKNINPTQTAAWQALQQHYEQMKEVRIAELFAQDSDRFAKFSATFDDQMLVDFSKNRITSETLDKLQALAKETDLAGAIKSMFSGEKINRTEDRAVLHVALRNRSNTPILVDGKDVMPEVNAVLEKMKSFSERIIGGDWKGYTGKAITDVVNIGIGGSDLGPYMVTEALRPYKNHLNMHFVSNVDGTHIAETLKKVNPETTLFLVASKTFTTQETMTNAHSARDWFLKTAGDEQHVAKHFAALSTNAKEVAKFGIDTANMFEFWDWVGGRYSLWSAIGLSIILSIGFDNFEQLLSGAHAMDKHFAETPAEKNLPVLLALIGIWYNNFFGAETEAILPYDQYMHRFAAYFQQGNMESNGKYVDRDGNPVTYQTGPIIWGEPGTNGQHAFYQLIHQGTKLIPCDFIAPAITHNPLGDHHEKLLSNFFAQTEALAFGKSRDVVEKEFTDAGKDAKSVEHIVPFKVFEGNRPTNSILLREITPYSLGALIALYEHKIFTQGIILNIFTFDQWGVELGKQLANRILPELQGAGDVNSHDSSTNGLINRYKAWR, translated from the coding sequence ATGAAAAATATCAATCCGACGCAAACCGCTGCCTGGCAGGCCCTGCAGCAGCATTACGAACAGATGAAAGAAGTGCGCATTGCAGAGCTGTTTGCTCAGGACAGCGATCGTTTTGCGAAATTCTCCGCCACCTTTGACGACCAGATGCTGGTGGATTTCTCAAAAAACCGTATCACTTCTGAAACCCTGGATAAACTGCAGGCGCTGGCGAAAGAGACCGACCTGGCGGGCGCCATCAAGTCGATGTTCTCCGGCGAGAAAATCAACCGCACGGAAGATCGCGCGGTGCTGCACGTTGCGCTGCGCAACCGCAGCAACACGCCGATTCTGGTGGACGGCAAAGATGTGATGCCGGAAGTCAACGCGGTGCTGGAAAAGATGAAATCCTTCTCCGAACGCATTATCGGCGGCGACTGGAAAGGCTATACCGGTAAAGCAATCACCGACGTGGTCAATATCGGCATCGGCGGCTCCGACCTGGGTCCTTACATGGTCACCGAGGCGCTGCGTCCGTATAAAAACCACCTGAACATGCACTTTGTTTCCAACGTCGACGGTACCCATATCGCCGAAACGCTGAAAAAAGTGAACCCGGAAACCACGCTGTTCCTGGTCGCCTCTAAGACCTTCACCACGCAGGAAACCATGACCAACGCCCACAGCGCGCGTGACTGGTTCCTGAAAACGGCGGGCGACGAGCAGCACGTTGCGAAGCACTTCGCCGCGCTTTCCACCAATGCCAAAGAAGTGGCGAAGTTCGGCATCGATACCGCCAATATGTTTGAATTCTGGGATTGGGTTGGTGGTCGTTACTCGCTGTGGTCGGCGATCGGTCTCTCTATTATCCTTTCCATCGGCTTTGACAACTTCGAGCAGCTGCTGAGCGGCGCGCACGCGATGGACAAGCATTTCGCCGAAACGCCGGCTGAGAAGAACCTGCCGGTGCTGCTGGCGTTGATCGGCATCTGGTACAACAACTTCTTTGGCGCGGAAACCGAAGCGATTCTGCCGTACGATCAGTATATGCACCGTTTCGCCGCTTACTTCCAGCAGGGCAATATGGAGTCCAACGGCAAGTATGTGGATCGTGACGGCAACCCGGTCACTTACCAGACTGGCCCGATCATCTGGGGCGAACCGGGCACCAACGGCCAGCATGCGTTCTATCAGCTGATCCATCAGGGCACTAAGCTGATCCCGTGCGATTTTATCGCGCCGGCCATTACCCACAACCCGCTGGGCGATCACCACGAAAAACTGCTTTCAAACTTCTTCGCGCAGACCGAGGCGCTGGCCTTTGGTAAATCACGCGACGTGGTAGAGAAAGAGTTCACTGACGCGGGTAAAGACGCGAAATCGGTCGAGCATATCGTGCCGTTCAAGGTGTTTGAGGGTAACCGTCCGACCAACTCCATTCTGCTGCGCGAAATCACGCCATACAGCCTGGGCGCGCTGATTGCGCTCTATGAGCACAAGATTTTCACGCAGGGCATTATTCTCAACATCTTTACTTTCGATCAGTGGGGCGTTGAGCTGGGCAAACAGCTGGCGAACCGCATCCTGCCGGAACTGCAAGGCGCAGGCGACGTCAACAGCCACGACAGCTCCACCAATGGACTGATCAACCGTTATAAAGCCTGGCGTTAA
- the lysC gene encoding lysine-sensitive aspartokinase 3, which translates to MFQSDLIVAKFGGTSVADFSAMNRSADVVLANANVRLVVLSASAGVTNLLVALAEGQEPSQRLNSLDEIRRIQYAIIDRLQQPAVIREEIDRILENITMLSEAAALATSTALTDELVSHGELMSSLLFVEILRERQVAAEWFDVRKVMRTNDRFGRAEPDVAALAELCAQQLQPRLENALVITQGFIGSESKGRTTTLGRGGSDYTAALLGEALHAQRIDIWTDVPGIYTTDPRVVPAAQRIDEITFEEAAEMATFGAKVLHPATLMPAVRSDIPVFVGSSKDPAAGGTLVCNKTQNPPLFRALALRRRQTLLTLHSLNMLHARGFLAEVFAILARHHMSVDLITTSEVSVALTLDTTGSTSSGDSLLTQALLTELSSLCRVEVEENLALVALIGNKLSQACGVGKEVFGVLEPFNLRMICYGASSYNLCFLVPGNDAEQVVRTLHHNLFED; encoded by the coding sequence ATGTTTCAATCTGATCTGATCGTTGCAAAATTCGGCGGCACCAGCGTCGCTGATTTCTCCGCCATGAACCGCAGCGCCGACGTGGTGCTGGCCAACGCAAACGTGCGTCTGGTGGTGCTTTCCGCCTCGGCAGGCGTGACCAACCTGCTGGTTGCATTGGCGGAAGGCCAGGAGCCTTCGCAGCGACTCAATTCTCTGGATGAAATTCGCCGTATTCAGTACGCCATTATCGATCGGCTCCAGCAGCCCGCCGTCATCCGCGAAGAGATCGACCGCATACTGGAAAATATCACCATGCTGTCGGAAGCGGCGGCGCTGGCGACCTCCACCGCCCTGACCGACGAACTGGTCAGCCACGGCGAACTGATGTCATCCCTGCTGTTTGTTGAGATTCTGCGTGAGCGTCAGGTGGCCGCCGAGTGGTTCGACGTGCGTAAAGTGATGCGCACCAATGACCGCTTTGGACGCGCCGAGCCGGACGTGGCGGCGCTGGCGGAACTCTGCGCTCAGCAGCTCCAGCCGCGCCTGGAGAATGCGCTGGTGATTACTCAGGGCTTTATCGGCAGCGAAAGCAAAGGACGCACCACTACGCTGGGCCGCGGCGGCAGCGACTATACCGCCGCGCTGCTGGGCGAAGCGCTGCATGCCCAGCGCATCGATATCTGGACCGACGTGCCGGGTATTTACACCACCGATCCGCGCGTGGTGCCCGCCGCCCAGCGCATCGACGAAATCACCTTCGAAGAAGCGGCGGAGATGGCGACATTCGGCGCTAAAGTGCTGCATCCGGCAACGCTGATGCCCGCCGTGCGCAGCGATATTCCGGTATTTGTCGGATCCAGCAAAGACCCTGCCGCCGGCGGCACGCTGGTGTGCAATAAAACGCAAAACCCGCCGCTGTTCCGCGCGCTGGCGCTGCGCCGCAGACAAACGCTGCTGACGCTGCACAGCCTGAATATGCTACATGCGCGCGGCTTCCTCGCCGAGGTGTTCGCTATCCTGGCGCGCCATCATATGTCTGTCGATCTGATCACCACGTCGGAAGTCAGCGTAGCGCTGACGCTGGATACTACCGGTTCGACCTCAAGCGGCGACAGCCTGTTGACCCAGGCGCTGCTGACGGAGCTTTCCTCGCTGTGCCGCGTAGAGGTGGAGGAAAATCTGGCGCTGGTGGCGCTGATCGGCAACAAGCTGTCGCAGGCGTGCGGCGTCGGCAAAGAGGTGTTCGGCGTGCTGGAACCTTTTAACCTGCGCATGATCTGCTACGGCGCCAGCAGTTATAACCTCTGCTTCCTGGTGCCCGGCAACGATGCGGAACAGGTCGTGCGCACGCTGCACCATAATCTGTTCGAGGACTGA